From a region of the Streptomyces sp. B21-083 genome:
- a CDS encoding NUDIX hydrolase, with protein MSVAGVIVDDQGRALLIQRRDNGRWEPPGGILEREETIPEALQREVLEETGIKITVPATLTGVYKNMTGLIVSLVFRCEADKGTPTTGTETRALRWATREEVSELADEAYAIRVLDALDATSPPAVRAHDGVKLV; from the coding sequence GTGAGCGTTGCCGGAGTCATCGTCGACGACCAGGGCCGCGCTCTCCTGATCCAGCGCCGCGACAACGGCCGGTGGGAACCCCCCGGCGGCATCCTCGAACGCGAGGAAACCATCCCCGAGGCCCTGCAACGCGAGGTCCTCGAAGAGACCGGCATCAAGATCACAGTTCCGGCGACCCTCACCGGCGTCTACAAGAACATGACGGGCCTGATCGTCTCGCTGGTCTTCCGCTGCGAGGCCGACAAAGGCACCCCCACCACCGGAACCGAGACCCGCGCACTGCGTTGGGCAACCCGTGAAGAAGTCTCCGAGCTTGCCGACGAGGCATACGCGATCCGCGTCCTGGACGCACTCGACGCCACCTCCCCGCCGGCCGTCCGCGCCCATGACGGCGTGAAACTCGTCTAG
- a CDS encoding mobile element transfer protein, which yields MPANRRFRNVTRIGPVQVATSYDGRGREKHTAACTAPRCGFSADYDSRAAAELAARTHTCPVR from the coding sequence GTGCCAGCCAACCGCCGCTTCCGCAACGTCACCCGCATCGGCCCCGTTCAGGTCGCCACGTCCTACGACGGCCGGGGTCGCGAGAAGCACACCGCCGCCTGCACCGCTCCCCGCTGCGGGTTCTCCGCCGACTACGACAGCCGTGCCGCCGCCGAACTCGCCGCCCGCACCCACACCTGCCCCGTCCGCTGA
- the purD gene encoding phosphoribosylamine--glycine ligase: MKVLLIGNGAREHALCRSLSLDPDVTALYCAPGNAGIAEVAELHQVDPLDGKAVAALALELGADLVVVGPEAPLVAGVADAVREAGVPVFGPSGEAAQLEGSKAFAKDVMAGAGVPTARSYVCTTPEEVDEALDAFGAPYVVKDDGLAAGKGVVVTADLAEAAAHANSCDRVVIEEFLDGPEVSLFAITDGVTVIPLQPAQDFKRALDDDKGPNTGGMGAYSPLPWADPKLVEEVMQTVLQPTVDELRRRDTPFSGLLYAGLAITSRGVRVIEFNARFGDPETQVVLARLKTPLAGILLASANGTLADLEPLRWSDDAAVTVVIASHNYPGTPRTGDPITGLADVAAEDAPHAYVLHAGTKHDGDAVVSAGGRVLSVTATGKNLSQARDRAYTALGRIRLDGSQHRTDIAAKAAAGE, translated from the coding sequence GTGAAGGTCCTCCTCATCGGTAATGGCGCCCGCGAACACGCCCTGTGCCGCTCCCTGTCCCTCGACCCCGACGTCACCGCGCTGTACTGCGCCCCCGGCAACGCCGGCATCGCCGAGGTCGCCGAGCTGCACCAGGTCGACCCCCTCGACGGCAAGGCCGTAGCGGCGCTGGCCCTGGAGCTCGGCGCCGACCTGGTCGTCGTAGGGCCGGAGGCGCCGCTCGTCGCCGGGGTCGCCGACGCCGTGCGCGAGGCGGGTGTCCCGGTCTTCGGCCCCTCGGGTGAGGCCGCGCAGCTGGAGGGCTCCAAGGCCTTCGCGAAGGACGTCATGGCGGGAGCCGGCGTCCCCACGGCCCGCTCGTACGTCTGCACGACGCCGGAGGAGGTCGACGAGGCCCTCGACGCCTTCGGAGCCCCCTACGTCGTGAAGGACGACGGACTCGCGGCAGGCAAGGGTGTGGTGGTCACCGCCGACCTCGCGGAGGCCGCCGCGCACGCGAACTCCTGCGACCGTGTCGTCATCGAGGAGTTCCTCGACGGCCCCGAGGTCTCCCTCTTCGCGATCACCGACGGCGTGACGGTCATCCCGCTCCAGCCCGCCCAGGACTTCAAGCGCGCGCTGGACGACGACAAGGGCCCGAACACAGGCGGCATGGGCGCGTACTCGCCGCTCCCCTGGGCCGACCCGAAACTGGTCGAAGAGGTCATGCAGACGGTCCTGCAGCCGACGGTCGACGAACTGCGCCGCCGCGACACCCCCTTCTCCGGCCTCCTCTATGCCGGCCTCGCGATCACCTCGCGCGGCGTCCGCGTGATCGAGTTCAACGCCCGTTTCGGCGACCCGGAGACCCAGGTGGTCCTGGCCCGCCTGAAGACCCCGCTGGCCGGCATCCTGCTCGCGTCGGCGAACGGCACCCTTGCCGACCTGGAGCCGCTGCGCTGGAGCGACGACGCGGCGGTCACCGTGGTCATCGCCTCGCACAACTACCCCGGCACCCCGCGCACCGGCGACCCGATCACCGGCCTCGCCGACGTGGCCGCCGAGGACGCCCCGCACGCGTACGTCCTGCACGCCGGGACGAAGCACGACGGCGACGCGGTGGTGAGCGCGGGCGGCCGGGTGCTCTCCGTGACGGCGACCGGCAAGAACCTGAGCCAGGCCCGCGACCGTGCGTACACCGCCCTCGGCCGCATCCGCCTGGACGGCTCCCAGCACCGCACGGACATCGCCGCGAAGGCGGCGGCAGGGGAGTAG
- a CDS encoding replication initiator: MAQHGTLPGIVQQLSGLGGCTHPIRLDGHRTEYDVNTRTGEIGPVLHHLDSAALPAGNLLVRCNNRRTTRCPACSEVYRRDTFHLITSGLRGGKGTPEQVGAHPRVFATFTAPGFGPVHNRPTSPAGTVRPCRCGTRHDQDDDALGTPLNPDTYDYETAVLWNAHAGPLWRRFSTYLRREVAKRAGLSQRCFRDHARVSFAKVAEYQKRGAVHFHAVIRIDGPTGGDTPPPAWATAELLTDAIEAAATKVRVDGPTIDGRTHTFTFGRQLDVRTIRSADFNDGQELTERAVAAYIAKYATKGAEAATGALDRPLKFAAELAQLDISDHARRLIRTAWTLGARKDLEHLRLRAWAHMLGFRGHFSTKSRRYSTTLGALRTARADWRRAQHNAPPTQHETGTTYVLAHWVFAGTGLSDTEAWLAESLEPAPGTEGEPTRG, from the coding sequence CTGGCCCAGCACGGCACCCTGCCCGGTATCGTCCAGCAGCTCTCCGGCCTCGGCGGCTGCACGCACCCGATCCGCCTCGACGGCCACCGCACCGAGTACGACGTGAACACCCGAACCGGCGAGATAGGCCCCGTCCTCCACCACCTCGACTCCGCCGCCCTCCCGGCCGGCAACCTGCTCGTCCGCTGCAACAACCGCCGCACTACCCGCTGCCCGGCCTGCTCCGAGGTCTACCGCCGCGACACCTTCCACCTGATCACCTCCGGCCTGCGCGGCGGCAAGGGCACCCCGGAACAGGTCGGAGCCCATCCCCGCGTCTTCGCCACTTTCACCGCACCCGGCTTCGGCCCCGTCCACAACCGCCCCACCAGCCCGGCCGGAACCGTCCGCCCCTGCCGTTGCGGCACCCGCCACGACCAGGACGACGACGCACTTGGCACCCCGCTCAACCCGGACACGTACGACTACGAAACCGCCGTCCTCTGGAACGCTCACGCCGGACCGCTCTGGCGCCGCTTCTCCACCTACCTGCGCCGCGAGGTCGCCAAGCGGGCGGGCCTATCACAGCGATGCTTCCGCGACCACGCGCGCGTGTCCTTCGCCAAGGTCGCCGAGTACCAGAAGCGCGGCGCGGTCCACTTCCACGCCGTCATACGCATCGACGGCCCGACCGGCGGCGACACCCCGCCCCCGGCCTGGGCAACCGCCGAACTCCTCACCGACGCCATCGAAGCGGCTGCAACCAAAGTCCGCGTCGACGGCCCGACCATCGACGGCCGCACCCACACCTTCACCTTCGGCCGCCAACTGGACGTACGCACCATCCGCTCCGCCGACTTCAACGACGGCCAGGAACTCACCGAACGCGCAGTAGCCGCGTACATCGCCAAGTACGCCACCAAGGGCGCCGAAGCCGCGACAGGCGCCCTCGACCGCCCGCTCAAGTTCGCCGCCGAACTCGCCCAACTCGACATCAGCGACCACGCCCGCCGACTCATCCGCACCGCCTGGACCCTCGGCGCACGCAAGGACCTCGAACACCTCCGCCTGCGCGCCTGGGCCCACATGCTCGGCTTCCGCGGCCACTTCTCCACCAAGTCCCGCCGCTACTCCACCACCCTCGGCGCTCTACGCACCGCCCGTGCCGACTGGCGCCGCGCCCAACACAACGCCCCGCCAACGCAACACGAGACGGGCACGACGTACGTCCTCGCCCACTGGGTCTTCGCCGGAACCGGCCTGTCCGACACCGAAGCCTGGCTTGCCGAATCCCTCGAACCCGCCCCCGGAACGGAAGGAGAGCCCACCCGTGGCTGA
- a CDS encoding DNA polymerase III subunit gamma and tau — MSSLALYRRYRPESFAEVIGQEHVTDPLQQALRNNRVNHAYLFSGPRGCGKTTSARILARCLNCEKGPTPTPCGECQSCQDLARNGPGSIDVIEIDAASHGGVDDARDLREKAFFGPASSRYKIYIIDEAHMVTPAGFNALLKVVEEPPEHLKFIFATTEPEKVIGTIRSRTHHYPFRLVPPGTLREYLAEVCGHENIPVADGVLPLVVRSGAGSVRDSMSVMDQLLAGAGADGVTYAMATSLLGYTDASLLDSVVEAFASGDGAAAFEVVDRIIEGGNDPRRFVADLLERLRDLVILAAVPDAAEKGLIDAPVDVIERMQAQAGVFGAAELSRAADLVNDGLTEMRGATSPRLQLELICARVLLPAAYGDERSVMARLDKLERGVNFSGGPAMGMGGAGIPMGYMPGPGTHGGPAAYEGTAPGGPAGAPVPAGGGVTAARAAVRGDAPGTPDLPGTANTAGVPASHPQRQAAPPAQAAPAAQAAPAAQPSSPTPPPASAAPAAPGAWPTATTAGSGRRPGGWPMATPAGGGQPPAANAGPAPTAPAPAAAHSSPQAPAQAPAAQAGAPVPGGLDPRMLWPNILESVKNRRRFTWILLSQNAQVTGFDGTTLQLGFMNAGARDNFSSSGSEDVLKQALAEQFNVQWRIESIVDPTGGGPAAPPATGGYGGGGSSGGYGGGRGGGGGGGGGAGGSGYGGAATAPAPHQQSAPPPPAPAAPQASGAPRPQASAPVPQPSAPEPPPIAPEDDTAEDDDPDLDESALSGHEMIVRELGATVMEEFSNE, encoded by the coding sequence GTGTCGTCCCTTGCGTTGTACCGCCGCTATCGCCCGGAGTCGTTCGCCGAGGTCATCGGGCAGGAGCATGTAACCGACCCGCTGCAGCAGGCGCTGCGGAACAACCGGGTCAATCACGCGTACCTGTTCAGCGGGCCGCGCGGTTGTGGCAAGACGACCAGTGCGCGCATCCTGGCGCGCTGCCTGAACTGCGAGAAGGGGCCGACGCCGACGCCCTGCGGCGAGTGCCAGTCCTGCCAGGACCTGGCGCGCAACGGGCCGGGGTCGATCGACGTCATCGAGATCGACGCGGCGTCGCACGGTGGTGTAGACGACGCCCGTGACCTGCGCGAAAAGGCCTTCTTCGGGCCGGCGAGCAGCCGCTACAAGATCTACATCATCGACGAGGCCCACATGGTCACGCCGGCCGGCTTCAACGCCCTGCTCAAGGTCGTCGAGGAGCCGCCGGAGCACCTCAAGTTCATCTTCGCGACCACGGAACCCGAGAAGGTCATCGGGACGATCCGCTCCCGGACCCACCACTACCCCTTCCGGCTGGTCCCGCCGGGCACCCTCCGCGAGTACCTCGCCGAGGTCTGCGGGCACGAGAACATCCCGGTCGCCGACGGTGTGCTCCCGCTGGTCGTCCGGTCCGGCGCGGGGTCCGTACGAGACTCGATGTCCGTCATGGACCAACTGCTGGCCGGCGCCGGTGCCGACGGTGTGACGTACGCCATGGCCACCTCCCTCCTCGGGTACACGGACGCCTCGCTGCTCGACTCCGTGGTCGAGGCGTTCGCCTCCGGGGACGGAGCGGCGGCCTTCGAGGTCGTGGACCGGATCATCGAGGGCGGCAACGACCCGCGCCGTTTCGTCGCCGACCTGCTCGAACGGCTGCGCGACCTGGTGATCCTCGCCGCCGTTCCCGACGCGGCGGAGAAGGGGCTCATCGACGCCCCTGTGGACGTGATCGAGCGTATGCAGGCCCAGGCAGGCGTCTTCGGCGCCGCCGAACTCAGCCGCGCCGCCGACCTCGTGAACGACGGACTCACGGAGATGCGTGGCGCGACCTCGCCCCGACTCCAGCTGGAACTGATCTGCGCGCGCGTGCTGCTTCCCGCCGCGTACGGAGACGAGCGCTCGGTCATGGCCCGGCTCGACAAACTGGAGCGCGGAGTCAACTTCTCCGGCGGCCCCGCGATGGGCATGGGCGGCGCCGGCATCCCCATGGGGTACATGCCGGGACCGGGTACTCATGGTGGTCCCGCCGCATACGAGGGCACGGCACCCGGCGGTCCCGCGGGCGCACCGGTTCCGGCGGGCGGCGGAGTCACGGCGGCCCGGGCAGCAGTGCGCGGCGACGCGCCGGGCACGCCTGACCTGCCCGGTACGGCGAACACGGCCGGCGTGCCTGCCTCGCACCCCCAGCGTCAGGCAGCACCCCCAGCACAGGCGGCACCAGCAGCCCAGGCTGCACCGGCGGCACAGCCCTCCTCGCCGACGCCACCCCCGGCTTCAGCCGCCCCGGCCGCCCCCGGTGCCTGGCCCACCGCGACGACCGCGGGCAGTGGCCGACGCCCCGGCGGCTGGCCCATGGCGACACCAGCGGGCGGCGGACAGCCCCCGGCGGCCAATGCCGGCCCGGCGCCCACCGCACCTGCTCCAGCAGCGGCTCACTCCTCGCCCCAGGCCCCGGCTCAGGCCCCCGCCGCGCAGGCGGGTGCTCCCGTGCCCGGTGGCCTCGACCCCCGCATGCTCTGGCCGAACATCCTGGAGTCGGTGAAGAACCGCCGCCGGTTCACCTGGATCCTGCTGAGCCAGAACGCCCAGGTCACCGGCTTCGACGGCACCACACTCCAGCTGGGCTTCATGAACGCGGGCGCGCGGGACAACTTCTCCAGCAGCGGCAGCGAGGACGTGCTGAAGCAGGCGCTGGCGGAACAGTTCAACGTCCAGTGGAGGATCGAGTCGATCGTCGACCCGACGGGCGGCGGCCCGGCCGCGCCCCCGGCGACCGGAGGCTACGGCGGAGGCGGTTCCTCCGGTGGTTACGGAGGCGGAAGAGGCGGAGGAGGCGGCGGAGGCGGCGGAGCCGGCGGTAGCGGTTACGGCGGCGCGGCTACGGCCCCTGCCCCCCACCAGCAGTCGGCGCCTCCGCCGCCCGCACCGGCCGCCCCGCAGGCATCCGGTGCCCCCCGCCCCCAGGCCTCCGCCCCGGTCCCGCAGCCCTCTGCCCCGGAACCCCCGCCCATCGCCCCCGAGGACGACACCGCCGAGGACGACGACCCCGACCTCGACGAGTCCGCCCTCTCCGGTCACGAAATGATCGTGCGCGAGCTGGGGGCGACGGTGATGGAGGAGTTCTCGAACGAGTAG
- a CDS encoding FtsK/SpoIIIE domain-containing protein — protein sequence MSDLTTLLEVGGPLAALGGGAAYTRAKHPAAYWSTVGLPIATARLLGSYTSVMEACGLTVAPSRLRVLAVKATTRREVRPVPPRRGIIRPTSTGLRIRLRLAPGQEPADVAASAERLRHAWGVHAVYVTTVKPGVVELRLVGFDVLRQVRMPRTSSANTGLLKVPVALREDATAFVRDYRTVPHQLTLGATLSGKSMYLRHLVTGLARQPVALVGIDCKRGVELAPFAARLSALATDPDQAAELLPALIKEMEDRYDLIKARQGIAPGTPDEEITSDIWGLPEKQRPVPIVLFVDEVAELFLVATRKDEDRRDEMVTQLIRLAQLGRAAGIYLEVCGQRFGAELGKGATMLRAQLTGRVCHRVNDEASAKMALGDIAPEAVGAACAIAPERPGLAVAGDTSGGWSRIRTPYLSLSDAAEICRESAHLVPDLPTLKPFRPYVPVAVVEAPAPAFQPRPVTD from the coding sequence ATGAGCGACCTGACGACGCTTCTGGAAGTGGGTGGTCCTCTCGCCGCGCTCGGCGGCGGGGCCGCCTACACCCGGGCCAAGCACCCGGCGGCGTACTGGTCCACGGTCGGCCTGCCGATAGCCACGGCCCGGCTGCTCGGCTCGTACACCTCGGTCATGGAGGCATGCGGCCTGACTGTGGCACCGTCCCGGCTGCGGGTGCTGGCTGTGAAGGCCACCACCCGACGTGAGGTCCGGCCCGTACCGCCGCGCCGGGGCATCATCCGGCCCACCTCGACCGGGCTGCGGATTCGTCTGCGGCTCGCCCCGGGGCAGGAACCCGCCGACGTCGCCGCCTCGGCCGAACGGCTGCGGCACGCCTGGGGCGTTCACGCCGTGTACGTCACGACCGTCAAGCCGGGCGTCGTCGAACTGCGGCTCGTCGGCTTCGACGTACTGCGGCAGGTACGGATGCCCCGCACCTCGTCCGCCAATACCGGGCTCCTGAAAGTTCCTGTGGCGCTACGGGAGGACGCGACCGCGTTCGTACGCGACTACCGGACCGTTCCGCACCAACTCACCCTCGGCGCAACCCTGTCGGGCAAGTCCATGTACCTGCGCCACCTCGTCACCGGACTCGCCCGGCAACCCGTCGCCCTGGTCGGCATCGACTGCAAGCGCGGTGTCGAACTGGCGCCGTTCGCCGCCCGGCTCTCCGCGCTCGCCACCGACCCCGACCAGGCGGCCGAGCTGCTGCCCGCGCTCATCAAGGAAATGGAAGACCGATACGACCTGATCAAGGCCCGGCAGGGCATCGCACCCGGCACCCCGGACGAGGAGATCACCTCGGACATCTGGGGCCTGCCCGAGAAACAACGCCCCGTACCCATCGTGCTGTTCGTCGACGAGGTGGCCGAACTCTTCCTCGTCGCCACGCGGAAGGATGAAGACCGGCGCGACGAGATGGTCACCCAGCTCATCCGCCTCGCCCAACTCGGCCGCGCCGCCGGCATCTACCTGGAGGTCTGCGGGCAGCGCTTCGGCGCGGAACTCGGCAAGGGCGCCACCATGCTCCGGGCCCAGTTGACCGGCCGGGTCTGCCACCGCGTCAACGACGAAGCCTCCGCCAAAATGGCCCTCGGCGACATCGCCCCCGAAGCCGTCGGAGCCGCCTGCGCCATCGCTCCCGAACGCCCCGGCCTCGCCGTGGCCGGTGACACCTCCGGCGGCTGGTCCCGCATCCGCACCCCGTACCTCTCCCTGAGCGACGCCGCAGAGATCTGCCGCGAGTCGGCCCACCTGGTGCCCGACCTGCCCACACTCAAGCCCTTCCGGCCCTACGTGCCCGTAGCTGTCGTGGAAGCACCGGCCCCGGCTTTCCAGCCGCGCCCGGTGACCGACTGA
- a CDS encoding excisionase family DNA-binding protein, producing MAEPQVTTLRPESSDPSLALLTVEEAARRLRIGRTTCFRLVLAGEIESVMVGRLRRVPADAVPTFVAKLRHRPAQAA from the coding sequence GTGGCTGAGCCCCAAGTCACCACCCTCCGGCCTGAATCCTCCGACCCGTCCTTGGCCCTCCTGACCGTCGAGGAGGCGGCCAGACGTCTCCGTATCGGCCGTACGACGTGCTTCCGGCTCGTCCTCGCGGGAGAGATCGAGTCGGTCATGGTCGGTCGGCTGCGCCGAGTCCCGGCCGATGCCGTGCCCACCTTCGTGGCCAAGCTGCGCCACCGACCCGCCCAAGCGGCCTGA
- a CDS encoding tyrosine-type recombinase/integrase, translated as MYLGKDGKWHGRVTVGVRDDGKPDRRHIERKTKAEVTKAVREMERARDDKKLRKPGQSWTFQAWLEHWVENIAKPYVSENTYDGYEVDVRVHLVPGLGAHKLDRLEPEHLERFYGKMQASGSSAGTAHHAHRTIRVALGEAVRRGHVTTNAAEIAKAPRLEEEDIEPYTIEEVQRLLVEAAKLRNSARWVVALALGLRQGEALGLHWEDVDLDAGYARIRKNRLRPKYAHGCGTNPCGRKAGYCPKREQTRREHKSTKSRAGRRTIGLPDPLIKILRLHKEAQERERIAAGADWEGKGYVFASPIGGALSPNTDFHIWKRLLRDAGVRNGRLHDARHTAATVLLILGVPDVVIDSIMGWEPGGAARMRARYMHVTGTMLRKVAQQVGDALWEIPKTN; from the coding sequence ATCTACCTCGGCAAGGACGGCAAGTGGCACGGCCGAGTGACCGTCGGAGTCCGTGATGACGGCAAACCCGACCGCCGCCACATCGAGCGCAAGACCAAGGCGGAGGTGACCAAGGCCGTCCGCGAGATGGAGCGGGCGCGGGACGACAAGAAGCTAAGGAAGCCGGGGCAGAGCTGGACGTTCCAGGCCTGGCTTGAGCACTGGGTCGAGAACATCGCCAAGCCGTACGTCTCCGAGAACACGTACGACGGCTACGAGGTCGATGTGCGCGTTCACCTCGTCCCAGGCCTGGGCGCCCACAAGCTCGACCGCCTGGAGCCGGAGCACCTCGAACGCTTCTACGGGAAAATGCAGGCATCCGGGAGCTCCGCCGGCACCGCCCACCACGCGCACCGGACGATCCGGGTCGCCCTCGGTGAGGCCGTCCGACGCGGGCACGTCACCACGAACGCGGCAGAGATCGCCAAGGCTCCCCGCCTCGAAGAAGAGGACATCGAGCCTTACACGATCGAGGAGGTACAGCGACTGCTCGTCGAGGCGGCCAAGCTCCGCAACAGCGCGCGTTGGGTCGTCGCCCTGGCCCTCGGACTCCGCCAAGGGGAAGCGCTCGGACTCCACTGGGAAGACGTCGACCTGGACGCGGGATACGCACGCATCCGCAAGAACCGGCTCCGCCCCAAGTACGCGCACGGCTGCGGCACCAATCCGTGCGGCCGTAAGGCGGGCTACTGCCCCAAGCGGGAGCAGACGCGTCGCGAGCACAAGTCGACCAAGTCTCGGGCCGGACGGCGAACCATCGGCCTCCCCGATCCGCTGATCAAGATTCTCCGGCTGCATAAGGAAGCCCAGGAGCGGGAGCGGATCGCGGCCGGTGCCGACTGGGAGGGCAAGGGGTACGTCTTCGCCTCGCCGATCGGTGGAGCGCTGAGCCCGAACACCGACTTCCACATCTGGAAGCGGCTGCTTCGGGATGCCGGGGTCCGGAACGGCCGTCTCCATGACGCTCGCCACACCGCCGCGACCGTCCTCCTGATCCTCGGCGTCCCTGACGTCGTGATCGACTCGATCATGGGTTGGGAGCCCGGGGGAGCGGCTCGGATGCGCGCCCGGTACATGCACGTGACGGGGACCATGCTCCGCAAGGTCGCGCAGCAAGTCGGCGACGCTCTCTGGGAGATCCCGAAAACGAACTGA
- a CDS encoding DUF2637 domain-containing protein: MRAQLARIDAVLVQALIAAALSFAHLHDVASAAGQDGWKAWAYPVSVDLLLVVAWRRLRSGHTKAAAWCWFVIALAASLGANVATAGLLDMTDVPAWLRILVAGWPAVAFLGGTLLAHSAPMATADNADNAAEVIENIEDQEDTPELAQPAPASEQPAVSVPPVPAALVQHARKVAAEHHTRTGVPIDTPTLRARLGVPAHMADAIAAQL; this comes from the coding sequence ATGCGCGCCCAACTGGCCCGCATCGACGCGGTACTTGTACAGGCGCTCATCGCCGCCGCACTGTCCTTCGCCCACCTACACGACGTCGCCTCGGCGGCCGGTCAAGACGGGTGGAAGGCGTGGGCATATCCCGTCTCGGTCGACCTGCTGCTCGTCGTCGCCTGGCGTCGACTACGGTCCGGCCACACGAAAGCAGCCGCGTGGTGCTGGTTCGTCATCGCACTCGCCGCGTCCCTCGGCGCCAACGTGGCCACCGCCGGACTCCTCGACATGACCGACGTGCCGGCCTGGCTGCGCATCCTCGTCGCGGGCTGGCCCGCGGTCGCCTTCCTCGGCGGAACACTCCTCGCACACTCCGCACCAATGGCGACAGCCGACAACGCCGACAACGCCGCCGAGGTCATCGAGAACATCGAGGACCAGGAGGACACGCCCGAACTTGCCCAACCGGCCCCGGCTTCCGAACAACCCGCCGTATCTGTCCCGCCCGTCCCGGCCGCCCTGGTCCAGCACGCCCGCAAGGTCGCCGCCGAACACCACACCCGCACCGGAGTACCCATCGACACCCCCACTCTCCGCGCCCGCCTCGGCGTCCCCGCCCACATGGCCGACGCCATCGCCGCCCAACTCTGA
- a CDS encoding SpdD protein: MFLPKYPDSPTPPPAHTHTPAEPAAPVRRSLPPVSISTGAVAAVVVGGVVLTALLAAVAVSAISVAIAAVVLRSLIREQHRR, translated from the coding sequence GTGTTCCTGCCCAAGTACCCCGACAGCCCCACCCCGCCGCCCGCACACACGCATACCCCGGCCGAACCGGCCGCGCCCGTACGGCGCTCGCTCCCGCCGGTATCCATCAGCACCGGAGCCGTGGCGGCCGTAGTCGTGGGCGGCGTGGTCCTCACCGCACTCCTGGCCGCCGTCGCCGTCTCGGCCATCTCCGTGGCCATCGCCGCCGTGGTCCTGCGCTCCCTCATACGCGAGCAGCACCGGCGCTGA
- a CDS encoding SCO3933 family regulatory protein, translated as MRVETSAATILLTEAPEPKVRDRQTGEIAKDAVSGEALMTIGVVHIQDGESSLIKVTVPEGGVSEGLALGAPVSLPGLVARPWESVFNGQQRHGIAFRAAAVTPAAFPVAIGATA; from the coding sequence ATCCGTGTTGAGACCTCAGCCGCGACGATCCTGCTGACCGAAGCCCCTGAGCCCAAGGTCCGCGACCGGCAGACGGGCGAGATCGCCAAGGACGCCGTCAGCGGTGAGGCGCTGATGACGATCGGCGTCGTCCACATCCAGGACGGCGAGTCTTCGCTGATCAAGGTCACCGTTCCCGAGGGCGGTGTTTCCGAGGGGCTCGCCCTCGGGGCGCCCGTCTCGCTGCCGGGGCTCGTCGCCCGGCCGTGGGAGAGCGTGTTCAACGGGCAGCAGCGTCACGGCATCGCGTTCCGTGCCGCCGCTGTCACCCCGGCCGCGTTCCCCGTCGCGATAGGGGCCACCGCCTGA
- a CDS encoding GntR family transcriptional regulator: MSSLPSGLLGDLDPTSDRAVFRQIADQLREAIDRGRFTEGAKLPSEAELVEHYGVSRMTVRNSFSVLQGEGLVHAEHGKGVFVRPRPPVRRLASDRFARRHREQGKSAFIVEADAAGSHPQVDSLEVKEEKASQDISARLGSVRRVLARRRRYLLDGKPVEFAASYLPLDIARGTAIAEPNPGPGGIYARLEELGHRLDHFEEEIRARMPAPAEVKTLRLASGVPVIHLIRTAFDTDGRAVEVCDTVMAADAYVLSYQLPAT; encoded by the coding sequence GTGTCCTCACTCCCATCCGGCTTGCTCGGTGATCTCGACCCCACGAGCGATCGTGCGGTCTTCCGACAGATTGCCGACCAGCTGCGCGAGGCCATCGACCGTGGGCGGTTCACCGAGGGCGCCAAGCTGCCCTCCGAAGCTGAGCTTGTCGAGCACTACGGAGTCTCCCGGATGACTGTCCGGAACTCCTTCTCCGTCCTCCAGGGGGAGGGGCTCGTGCATGCCGAGCACGGGAAGGGCGTATTCGTGCGGCCCCGGCCGCCCGTGCGGCGGCTTGCATCGGACCGGTTCGCCCGGCGGCACAGGGAGCAGGGGAAGTCCGCGTTCATCGTCGAGGCCGACGCGGCCGGCAGTCATCCGCAGGTCGACAGTCTTGAGGTCAAGGAGGAGAAGGCCAGTCAGGACATCTCCGCCCGGCTCGGCTCGGTGCGGCGGGTGCTTGCCCGGCGGCGCCGGTATCTCCTGGATGGGAAGCCAGTTGAGTTCGCGGCCTCCTACCTTCCGCTCGACATCGCGCGCGGTACGGCCATCGCCGAGCCCAACCCCGGTCCCGGCGGCATCTACGCCCGCCTTGAGGAACTCGGCCACCGGCTCGACCACTTCGAGGAGGAGATCCGGGCCCGCATGCCCGCGCCCGCCGAGGTCAAGACACTGCGGCTGGCCTCCGGTGTGCCCGTGATCCACCTCATCCGTACCGCGTTCGACACCGACGGGCGTGCTGTGGAGGTCTGCGACACCGTGATGGCGGCGGACGCGTACGTGCTGTCGTACCAGCTCCCGGCGACGTGA